The Zygosaccharomyces rouxii strain CBS732 chromosome A complete sequence genome window below encodes:
- a CDS encoding uncharacterized protein (no similarity) has translation MGKLAEICCRVVAQELSWLSFAEARYIIENLPSAQCVELVWQHLCQNMKDSKTLYLLMQNHPLIAGELDSTGWYGHKISYRRQSVPNLDLVESIRFFNTLEGHANYQFLTILELQNDMPGLESLVNLPSLVELSVAGISRPEQLVTSWHRALKVDSRRWSQLKVLNVPQLTSPRLFFDSWQLIPSLLWMGVNLDGKTIGNIPKLNQLVIEAPIKAPMEILCWLQEWQTMEIDGKVMIELDVNPNLVIPSIPSYFPLEARFSKLPGTYGYMRRLTNKRTEIPEQDEVERPKTKRPKHRGIRRGASLQRFFGWGGL, from the coding sequence ATGGGAAAATTGGCTGAAATATGTTGTCGGGTGGTTGCTCAAGAACTTAGCTGGCTTAGTTTTGCTGAGGCTAGATATATAATTGAGAATTTACCAAGTGCTCAATGTGTAGAACTCGTTTGGCAGCATTTATGTCAAAATATGAAAGATTCAAAAACTCTATATCTATTAATGCAAAACCACCCTTTAATCGCCGGAGAATTGGATTCTACAGGTTGGTATGGGCACAAAATTAGCTATCGTAGACAGTCGGTGCCGAATTTGGATCTTGTAGAATCGATAAGGTTCTTCAATACACTTGAAGGGCATGCCaattatcaatttcttaCCATTCTAGAATTACAGAACGATATGCCTGGATTAGAATCACTGGTAAATTTACCTTCGTTAGTGGAATTATCGGTAGCTGGTATCAGCAGGCCTGAACAGCTAGTAACATCGTGGCATAGAGCTTTAAAAGTGGATTCAAGGCGTTGGAGTCAATTAAAGGTACTAAATGTCCCTCAATTGACGAGTCCACGACTGTTTTTCGATTCTTGGCAATTGATACCTTCATTGCTCTGGATGGGTGTAAATTTAGACGGGAAGACCATTGGAAATATACCAAAATtaaatcaattggttaTAGAGGCTCCCATAAAGGCTCCTATGGAAATTTTATGTTGGCTACAGGAGTGGCAAACTATGGAAATCGATGGTAAAGTCATGATAGAGTTAGAtgtaaatccaaatcttgtAATACCTTCTATACCAAGTTACTTCCCCTTGGAGGCTAGATTCTCGAAGCTACCTGGTACATATGGATACATGCGCCGATTGACAAATAAACGCACAGAAATCCCTGAACAAGATGAGGTTGAACGTCCAAAAACGAAACGACCAAAACATCGTGGAATCAGAAGGGGGGCTTCACTGCAACGGTTTTTCGGATGGGGAGGACTATAA
- the PHO84 gene encoding phosphate transporter PHO84 (similar to uniprot|P25297 Saccharomyces cerevisiae YML123C PHO84 High-affinity inorganic phosphate (Pi) transporter and low-affinity manganese transporter regulated by Pho4p and Spt7p mutation confers resistance to arsenate exit from the ER during maturation requires Pho86p), which produces MSEKEDIHVEETAKNMTTGGNAAFHNYINDFAHIEDPLERRRLALQKIDEASFGWYHIRAIMVAGVGFLTDSYDIFAINLGVSMMTYVYWKDGNIPSSSETLLKVSTSVGTVIGQFGFGILADVLGRKKIYGVELIIMIAACIMQCVIGASPAVNFTAIMTFFRIIMGIGIGGDYPLSSIITSEFSTTKWRGAIMSAVFANQAFGQVAAGIVALILVEGYKDDLKAAKSGSTCGPSCKRACDQMWRILIGMGCVPGCIALYFRLTIPESPRYTLDVEFDAARGVADASKFVSGTQGEAAQNDIERLQRNPTAVVAAAQEHPYEGISDSSEAPVRVDVPVENALPKASFKDFCHHFGQWKYGKILFGTAFSWFCLDVAVYGLNLNTAVILNAIGYSGKGSIYQKLHDTAVGNLILICGGSLPGYWFTVFTVDIIGRKPIQLFGFFILTVIFCIIGFDYHNLSGKELLGLYIICEFFQNFGPNTTTFLIPGEIFPTRYRSTAHGLSAAAGKVGAIIAQTALGTLINHNCAKDNKPTNCWLNHVMEIFALFMLLGLLVSLLIPETKRMTLEEVSEKYHDEIDPSKYRNVPSQSSTNSDTASSTMEQV; this is translated from the coding sequence ATGTCAGAAAAAGAGGATATTCATGTCGAGGAAACAGCCAAGAATATGACAACGGGTGGTAACGCCGCTTTCCATAACTACATTAATGATTTTGCACATATTGAAGACCCATTGGAAAGGCGTAGATTGGCATTAcaaaaaatcgatgaagCTTCCTTTGGTTGGTACCATATTCGTGCCATCATGGTAGCGGGTGTAGGATTTCTAACAGATTCCTATGATATTTTTGCGATTAACTTGGGTGTTAGCATGATGACTTATGTGTATTGGAAGGATGGTAACATTCCATCGTCTAGTGAAACTCTTTTGAAGGTTTCGACATCTGTCGGTACGGTTATTGGTCAATTCGGGTTTGGTATATTAGCTGATGTTTTGGGACGTAAGAAGATTTACGGTGTTGAGTTAATTATCATGATAGCTGCATGTATTATGCAGTGTGTTATCGGGGCTTCACCAGCGGTGAACTTTACTGCAATTATGACTTTTTTCCGTATCATCATGggtattggtattggtggtgattATCCATTGTCTTCCATTATTACTTCGGAATTTTCTACTACTAAGTGGAGAGGTGCGATTATGAGTGCTGTCTTTGCTAATCAAGCATTCGGCCAAGTGGCTGCAGGTATAGTTGCATTGATTCTTGTAGAAGGTTACAAGGATGATTTGAAAGCCGCTAAAAGTGGTAGTACCTGTGGTCCAAGTTGTAAACGAGCATGTGATCAAATGTGGAGAATTTTGATCGGTATGGGATGTGTTCCAGGTTGTATCGCTCTTTACTTCCGTTTAACTATCCCTGAATCTCCTCGTTATACCCTTGATGTGGAATTTGATGCTGCTAGAGGTGTTGCAGATGCCTCGAAATTTGTGTCTGGTACTCAAGGTGAAGCTGCTcaaaatgatattgaaCGTTTGCAGAGAAACCCTACTGCTGTTGTAGCTGCCGCTCAAGAGCACCCTTACGAAGGAATTTCAGATTCTTCCGAAGCACCTGTCAGAGTTGATGTTCCCGTTGAGAACGCTCTACCAAAGGCATCCTTTAAGGATTTCTGCCACCATTTTGGTCAATGGAAATATGGTAAAATTCTGTTCGGTACTGCCTTTTCTTGGTTCTGTTTGGATGTTGCAGTTTACGGGTTGAATTTAAACACAGCTGTCATTTTAAATGCTATTGGTTATTCTGGTAAGGGATCTATTTATCAAAAGCTTCACGATACTGCTGTTGGTAACTTGATCTTAATCTGCGGTGGTTCTTTACCTGGTTACTGGTTTACCGTTTTCACCGTTGATATTATCGGTAGAAAGCCAATTcaattatttggatttttcattttaaCTGTCATTTTCTGTATCATTGGGTTTGATTATCATAATTTGAGTggtaaagaattattgGGTCTTTACATCATTTGcgaattcttccaaaactttGGTCCTAACACTACTACCTTTTTGATTCcaggtgaaattttcccAACGAGATACAGATCTACAGCCCATGGTCTCtctgctgctgctggtaAGGTTGGTGCCATCATTGCTCAAACTGCTCTAGGTACTTTGATTAACCATAATTGTGCAAAGGATAACAAACCAACGAACTGCTGGTTGAACCATGTTATGGAAATTTTTGCTCTTTTCATGTTACTTGGTCTCTTAGTGTCACTTTTGATTCCAGAAACCAAGAGAATGACTCTAGAAGAAGTCTCAGAGAAATatcatgatgaaattgatccTTCTAAGTACAGGAATGTCCCTTCACAAAGCAGTACGAATAGTGATACTGCCTCTTCTACAATGGAGCAAGTGTAA
- the UFO1 gene encoding SCF ubiquitin ligase complex subunit UFO1 (similar to uniprot|Q04511 Saccharomyces cerevisiae YML088W UFO1 F-box receptor protein subunit of the Skp1-Cdc53-F-box receptor (SCF) E3 ubiquitin ligase complex binds to phosphorylated Ho endonuclease allowing its ubiquitylation by SCF and subsequent degradation): MCIYYKLHLSKKSHLLGRNLVLLRKISAMDGDESPHSALLALPAEILINILSHLDEKDLYVLQEVCSRLRRLVNDEELWKNLFISQIHTNYFPSFAQTPKYSIEYVDRQQGLRQWGHNRAIKTKYVIAPSPRFEVQIESMIFDYPRCACYNDGVITVVQLHQRRKKDRLVYIPCTTPQGCSTMHFNINSAVFGRFDGRVFGKLLSNKSYLTPVTEFNARHTHCVTAIAASSSQDFSEDWCASGSANGELMWWCETKLVKDIRVSNRPIQRLALYKNWTIALDDDRIYVIHAMDQVHSLALPRVQNEAGAEVPLNVQFLKVDFGAKWLVMADLKGLYVIAFDPEQNFGHTRCLQIQEGISNVVADESTCRREQNSNFAGGDGCFIAVITADNSVKVINIRAPGNVLKVNTHLHFDKEVHTCQVTNLVVVCALAGSLQIFDAASGELVKVVQKTDKDPQFLGLSQGRMVVASRNVIQYLQYVPEERINKNRTGSSSRGQNIKWEKEVSLGMDIYDEEEQIRQETAERNRKLLEDYGGDMSEEELHLRIALMESESVAERPVQQGQEENDDADEELRRALEESRRQHEHEELLNSFADDDDDDFRDALGQSLAAERRRNPRARLRHNTPESRTHEDTSTHTNNDTQQQLDQHQQQQQQQQQQQQQTDDEEALQLAIALSLSEMS, from the coding sequence ATGTGTATATATTACAAACTTCATCTATCAAAGAAATCTCACCTCCTAGGGAGAAACCTAGTCCTCTTGAGAAAGATTTCCGCCATGGACGGTGATGAGAGTCCACATAGTGCTCTTCTAGCGTTGCCCGCAGAGATTTTAATCAATATTTTAAGCCATTTAGATGAGAAGGATTTATACGTCTTACAAGAGGTTTGCTCCAGATTAAGAAGATTGgttaatgatgaagagttGTGGAAGAATCTGTTCATATCGCAAATTCACACTAATTATTTTCCATCCTTTGCGCAGACCCCAAAATATAGTATCGAATATGTGGATCGTCAGCAGGGTTTGAGACAATGGGGTCATAATAGAGCTATTAAGACGAAGTATGTTATTGCACCATCGCCAAGGTTTGAAGTTCAGATAGAAAGTATGATATTTGATTATCCACGTTGTGCATGTTATAACGATGGTGTTATTACGGTAGTGCAACTGCATCAAAGGCGTAAGAAAGATCGTTTAGTCTATATTCCCTGTACTACACCTCAAGGTTGCTCTACTATGCATTTTAACATTAACTCCGCCGTATTTGGAAGATTCGACGGTAGGGTCTTTGGTAAATTGTTGAGTAATAAATCGTATCTGACCCCCGTGACAGAATTTAATGCAAGGCACACCCACTGCGTCACGGCGATAGCTGCGTCTTCATCacaagatttttcagaGGATTGGTGTGCAAGTGGATCAGCGAATGGTGAACTTATGTGGTGGTGTGAGACAAAATTAGTGAAAGATATCAGAGTCTCGAACAGACCCATTCAACGATTGGCTCTCTATAAGAATTGGACAATAGCATTAGATGACGACAGGATATACGTAATTCATGCCATGGATCAAGTTCATTCTTTGGCTCTTCCGAGAGTTCAAAATGAAGCTGGTGCTGAAGTCCCATTAAACGTTCAATTTCTGAAAGTCGATTTTGGTGCCAAGTGGTTGGTAATGGCAGACTTAAAGGGCCTATATGTGATAGCATTTGATCCCGAACAGAATTTTGGGCACACGAGATGTTTGCAAATACAGGAAGGTATATCTAATGTAGTAGCAGATGAATCTACATGTCGAAGAGAAcaaaattccaattttgctggtggtgatggttGTTTTATTGCAGTTATAACTGCAGATAATTCAGTCAAGGTAATTAATATTCGTGCACCGGGCAATGTCCTAAAAGTCAACACACATTTGCATTTTGATAAAGAGGTTCATACATGTCAAGTGACAAATTTGGTGGTAGTCTGTGCCCTGGCGGGTAGTTTGCAGATCTTTGATGCTGCCAGTGGTGAACTGGTAAAAGTTGTGCAAAAGACAGATAAGGATCCCCAGTTTCTAGGTCTCTCACAGGGGAGAATGGTAGTCGCCAGTCGGAACGTAATTCAATATTTGCAATATGTTCCAGAGGAGAGAATTAACAAAAACCGTACTGGCAGCAGTAGTAGGGGACAGAACATCAAATGGGAGAAAGAGGTCAGTTTAGGCATGGATATTtatgacgaagaagaacagaTAAGACAAGAAACCGCAGAAAGAAACCGGAAGCTATTGGAGGATTATGGAGGTGATATGAGTGAAGAGGAACTCCATCTGAGAATAGCGTTGATGGAATCTGAGTCCGTGGCCGAACGACCCGTCCAACAGGGACAGGAAGAGAATGACGATGCAGATGAAGAGCTCAGGAGAGCCTTAGAAGAATCTCGTCGTCAGCATGAACACGAAGAATTACTCAATAGCTTTgctgatgatgacgatgatgattttaGAGATGCATTGGGACAATCTTTAGCGGCGGAAAGACGGCGTAATCCTAGGGCCAGGTTGCGCCATAATACACCTGAAAGTAGAACACACGAAGACACAAGCACCCATACGAATAATGACACCCAACAACAGTTAGACCAGcatcaacagcaacaacagcaacagcaacaacagcaacaacagaCAGACGATGAAGAGGCATTACAGTTAGCCATAGCACTTTCTTTAAGTGAGATGAGTTAA
- the TUB3 gene encoding alpha-tubulin TUB3 (highly similar to uniprot|P09733 Saccharomyces cerevisiae YML085C TUB1 Alpha-tubulin associates with beta-tubulin (Tub2p) to form tubulin dimer which polymerizes to form microtubules) gives MREVISINVGQAGCQIGNSCWELYSLEHGIRPDGYLQEGLSKPKGGEEGFSTFFYETGSGKYVPRAVYVDLEPNVIDEVRTGPYKDLFHPEQLINGKEDAANNYARGHYTVGRELLDDILDRIRKISDQCDGLQGFLFTHSLGGGTGSGLGSLLLEQLSIDYGKKSKLEFAVYPAPQVSTSVVEPYNTVLTTHTTLEHADCTFMVDNEAIYDMCKKNLDIGRPSFANLNNLIAQVVSSVTASLRFDGSLNVDLNEFQTNLVPYPRIHFPLVSYAPILSKSKAYHEANSVSEITNACFEPGNQMVKCDPRTGKYMATCLLYRGDVVTRDVQNAVSQVKNKKTVQMVDWCPTGFKIGICYEPPTATPASQLSSVKRAVCMLSNTTAIADAWKRIDRKFDLMYSKRAFVHWYVGEGMEEGEFTEAREDLAALERDYIEVGADSYADEEF, from the exons ATGCGTGAAGTTATTAGTATCAACG TCGGTCAGGCTGGTTGTCAAATCGGTAACTCCTGTTGGGAGTTGTATTCTCTAGAACATGGTATCAGACCTGATGGGTATCTACAAGAGGGATTATCCAAGCCtaaaggtggtgaagaagggttttccacttttttctACGAAACTGGATCTGGTAAATATGTCCCTCGTGCAGTTTACGTAGATTTAGAGCCAAATGTTATTGACGAAGTTCGTACTGGTCCTTATAAGGATCTTTTCCATCCAGAACAATTGATTAACGGTAAAGAGGATGCAGCAAACAATTATGCAAGAGGTCATTATACCGTGGGTAGAGAATTATTGGACGATATTTTGGATAGAATTAGAAAGATTTCCGATCAATGTGATGGATTACAGGGTTTCCTATTTACACACTCATTGGGTGGTGGTACAGGTTCTGGTCTAGGTTCTTTACTTCTAGAACAATTATCCATTGATTATGGTAAGAAGTCTAAGTTGGAATTTGCCGTATATCCAGCACCTCAAGTCTCTACATCTGTGGTGGAACCTTATAATACCGTTTTAACGACCCATACTACTTTAGAACACGCAGATTGTACCTTCATGGTGGATAATGAAGCCATTTACGATATGTGTAAAAAGAACTTGGACATTGGTCGCCCCAGCTTTGCTAacttgaacaatttgattGCACAAGTGGTGTCATCGGTCACTGCTTCCCTAAGATTCGATGGTTCTTTGAACGTCGATTTAAACGAATTTCAAACCAATTTGGTTCCATACCCAAGAATTCACTTCCCCCTAGTGTCTTATGCACCAATTTTGTCTAAGAGTAAGGCCTATCACGAGGCTAACTCTGTCTCAGAGATTACTAATGCTTGCTTTGAACCGGGCAATCAAATGGTCAAATGTGATCCAAGAACAGGTAAATATATGGCTACATGTCTTTTGTACAGAGGTGATGTGGTTACACGAGATGTGCAGAATGCAGTTTCGCAAGTTAAAAATAAGAAGACCGTACAAATGGTGGACTGGTGCCCCACgggtttcaaaattggtATTTGTTACGAACCACCTACCGCTACCCCAGCATCCCAACTATCTTCGGTTAAAAGAGCTGTTTGTATGCTTTCTAACACAACTGCAATTGCTGACGCTTGGAAACGTATTGACAGGAAGTTTGACTTAATGTACTCTAAACGTGCCTTTGTTCACTGGTATGTTGGTGAAGGTAtggaagaaggtgaattCACAGAAGCCAGAGAAGATTTAGCTGCTCTTGAGAGAGACTACATCGAGGTTGGTGCTGACTCTTATGCTGACGAAGAGTTTTAA
- the ALO1 gene encoding D-arabinono-1,4-lactone oxidase (highly similar to uniprot|P54783 Saccharomyces cerevisiae YML086C ALO1 D-Arabinono-1 4-lactone oxidase catalyzes the final step in biosynthesis of D-erythroascorbic acid which is protective against oxidative stress), with amino-acid sequence MVMLFDFLSVAPRRGFVFKNWAGIYSCRSQLYFQPTSVDEIVKVVKAARQERKTLVTVGSGHSPSDMCMTNEWLMNLDRFNKVLELKEHPRKKYADVTVEAGMRVYQLSEYLEQKGYAIQNLGSISEQSVGGIISTGTHGSSPYHGLVSSQYVNLTIVNGKGDVVFLDSEHQPDVFKAALLSLGKIGVIVKATIRAVPKFNLRSTEELIKFDTLLDKWDTIWTSSEYIRIWWYPYARKCILWRGIKTQEPVTIPRKSWWGTLVGRYFYETLLWVATQIYSPLTPYIERFVFHRQYGQVETFGQGEVEVSKSVDGLNMDCLFSQFVDEWGCPLENGPEVLRSLDHSIMQAAQNKEFYVHVPIEVRCSNTTTPDKPLNVEDRTSTSPGPIHGNTLRPYLDNTPSHCRYAPLSDVTNNQLTLYINATMYRPFHWNSAVGRWYALFEDTMAAAEGKPHWAKNFIGSTSLLEKQNKPETEYDDYEMRGMAKSVRKWYGQDLKNWQRIRREQDPDGVFLANKDWCIRNGIVDEQDIEQADH; translated from the coding sequence ATGGTAATGCTCTTCGACTTTTTAAGCGTAGCTCCCAGGAGGGGGTTCGTATTTAAAAACTGGGCAGGTATCTATTCATGTAGATCGCAGTTATACTTCCAACCAACGTCTGTAGATGAAATTGTGAAGGTAGTGAAGGCTGCTAGACAGGAGAGGAAGACCTTAGTCACCGTGGGGTCTGGTCACTCCCCTAGTGATATGTGTATGACAAACGAATGGTTAATGAATCTAGATCGATTCAATAAggtattggaattgaaagaacaTCCCAGGAAGAAATATGCTGATGTTACCGTCGAAGCAGGTATGAGGGTTTATCAATTAAGTGAATATTTGGAACAAAAGGGTTATGCTATTCAAAATTTAGGATCAATCTCTGAACAAAGTGTAGGGGGAATCATCTCTACCGGTACCCATGGGTCGTCACCTTACCATGGATTAGTGTCTTCACAATACGTGAACTTGACTATTGTCAATGGTAAGGGTGACGTGGTTTTCTTGGATTCCGAACACCAACCAGATGTCTTTAAAGCTGCTTTATTATCACTGGGTAAAATAGGTGTTATTGTCAAAGCAACAATACGTGCAGTACCTAAGTTCAACTTAAGATCcactgaagaattgatcaaatttgaTACTTTGCTTGATAAATGGGATACCATTTGGACTTCATCGGAATATATTAGAATTTGGTGGTATCCCTACGCTCGTAAATGTATTCTCTGGCGTGGGATCAAGACCCAGGAGCCTGTAACCATACCAAGAAAATCTTGGTGGGGAACTCTAGTGGGTAGATACTTCTATGAAACACTCCTCTGGGTGGCTACGCAGATCTATTCCCCCCTAACACCCTACATTGAAAGATTTGTATTTCACAGACAATACGGTCAAGTGGAAACTTTTGGTCAAGGTGAAGTGGAAGTCTCCAAATCTGTCGATGGATTAAACATGGACTGTCTTTTCTCAcaatttgttgatgaatGGGGGTGCCCCTTAGAGAATGGTCCTGAAGTCTTACGTTCATTAGATCATTCTATCATGCAAGCAGCACAAAATAAGGAATTCTACGTTCATGTCCCCATTGAGGTTCGCTGCTCTAATACCACTACACCAGACAAACCGCTTAATGTGGAAGACCGTACTTCCACAAGTCCAGGACCTATTCACGGTAACACTTTGCGCCCTTACTTGGACAATACCCCATCTCATTGTCGCTATGCACCTTTGAGTGATGTGACTAACAATCAACTGACTTTATACATTAATGCTACCATGTACAGACCATTTCACTGGAACTCCGCCGTGGGCCGCTGGTATGCATTGTTCGAAGATACCATGGCCGCTGCCGAAGGTAAACCACACTGGGCCAAGAACTTCATTGGGTCGACCTCTCTATTGGAAAAGCAGAACAAGCCTGAAACTGAGTACGATGACTATGAAATGAGAGGTATGGCTAAAAGCGTACGAAAGTGGTATGGccaagatttgaagaattggcaaaGAATAAGACGTGAACAGGATCCAGATGGAGTCTTCTTGGCAAACAAAGATTGGTGTATCCGTAACGGTATCGTGGATGAGCAAGATATAGAACAGGCGGATCACTGA
- a CDS encoding cytochrome b5 reductase family protein (similar to uniprot|Q12746 Saccharomyces cerevisiae YML125C Protein required for cell viability) translates to MADVLVGKNILDEPVHGIYIPTGLFLAGISITVYMSGENRLLYTLPVLFSFLAYRAYAAYSRKRSIYSDRWSPLELEDKTIVSKNTAIYRFKLNTSVETLNLPPGYHLMARAFINGTEEIRPYHPISPRYAPGYFDLMVKSYVDGKVSKFFAGLEPGKTVDFMGPVGKLNYYCNSSTAIGLVAGGSGITPILQVLNEIITTPEDVTKISLLYANETENDILLKDELDELVDKYPHFEVNYVVNRPSSNWKGLRGYVTKEMMQRCLPSPSVDHRLLICGPPDMNSLVLELANNIGWRFSGEESEGNDQVFVF, encoded by the coding sequence ATGGCAGATGTTTTAGTTGGAAAAAACATATTAGATGAACCTGTCCATGGTATATATATTCCCACTGGTTTATTCCTTGCAGGTATCAGTATAACGGTGTACATGTCAGGAGAGAACAGACTGCTGTACACATTACctgttttattttcttttctggCCTATAGAGCTTATGCTGCCTATAGTCgtaaaagatcaatttaTTCTGATAGATGGTCACCATTGGAATTAGAGGACAAAACCATTGTCTCCAAGAATACTGCGATCTATAGATTTAAATTGAACACATCTGTTGAAACTTTGAATTTGCCACCAGGCTACCATCTAATGGCCCGTGCTTTCATCAATGGTACTGAAGAAATAAGACCTTACCATCCAATTTCTCCTCGTTATGCTCCTGGATATTTTGACCTGATGGTTAAATCTTATGTCGACGGCAAAGtttctaaattttttgCAGGTTTAGAGCCTGGGAAAACTGTGGATTTTATGGGGCCAGTTGGTAAACTAAACTATTACTGCAATTCCTCTACAGCAATCGGTCTAGTAGCTGGTGGTAGCGGCATAACCCCCATTCTACAAGTCTTGAACGAAATTATCACCACACCAGAAGATGTAACAAAAATTTCTCTGCTGTATGCTAATGAAACTGAAAATGACATTTTGCTCaaggatgaattggatgagTTGGTGGATAAATATCCCCATTTCGAAGTAAATTACGTGGTTAACAGACCATCCAGCAATTGGAAAGGTCTTAGAGGCTATGTTACAAAAGAAATGATGCAAAGATGTTTGCCATCGCCATCTGTTGATCACAGGTTACTTATCTGCGGTCCTCCTGATATGAACAGTCTAGTTCTAGAGTTGGCTAACAACATTGGTTGGAGATTCAGCGGTGAAGAATCCGAAGGTAATGACCAGGTCTTTGTATTCTGA